From a region of the Oscarella lobularis chromosome 7, ooOscLobu1.1, whole genome shotgun sequence genome:
- the LOC136188663 gene encoding sodium-dependent glucose transporter 1A-like: MASDGEEPSAIALSDERNVDEINEALLDEPESSDDESNELPSAQVVKIHPQQWIHSLFRMRAITVSLFAGFFSLGITLAVLGPTLLDLACNTSSTLKQLSYVFTARSVGYLTGSILGGVLFDRFEGHFLVSISQTFSTIGTFLIPLGKQVGVLALCVVFEGIAMGFLDTGGNVMLLQLWRSKSAPYLQALHFAFGLGAFISPLMAEPFLINTANSSDSFHNHRHFEACPNSGNGSSDSRGNVSELCGSNYKPTFAASYYIAASFLLVTAVGFVYYAFRLNVCRGGSSRRPTSVVDAKRLNRPVSESNPDDGGETSEESEKWKSGTRNYANASRSYVYQILALLFFFYFAYVGIEVTYGGFVASYAVCHLGMSKSTAALLTSVYWGTFAVGRGLGVLFASLKVSPAAMVVMDFFGCLAAVAILVAFPSSTVALWCGTALLGLAIASIFPATISWAELYIEISGKRASVFVVGASFGEMVIPLVTGNVFAVYGPIYFLYSILASSLVASLLFVALWFRAVPSRIARFRRRSFSPTTIEMQRRA; this comes from the exons ATGGCTTCAGACGGAGAAGAGCCGTCCGCAATAGCTCTAAGCGACgagagaaacgtcgacgaaataaaTGAAGCGCTTCTGGATGAACCGGAAAGCTcggacgacgagtcgaacgaATTGCCGAGCGCACAAGTCGTCAAAATCCATCCCCAGCAATGGATACACTCGCTTTTCCGAATGCGAGCAATAACCGTATCGCTATTTGCTGGATTCTTCTCACTG GGAATTACTCTAGCCGTTTTGGGGCCCACCTTGTTAGACTTAGCCTGCAATACGAGCAGCACTCTGAAGCAGCTCTCTTACGTATTTACTGCACGGTCCGTTGGATATCTAACAG GTAGTATTTTAGGAGGCGTtcttttcgatcgtttcgaggGTCATTTTCTTGTATCGATATCTCAAACTTTTTCAACGATTG GAACGTTTCTCATACCACTTGGTAAACAGGTTGGAGTTCTCGCCTTGTGCGTCGTCTTTGAAGGAATTGCTATGGGATTTTTAGACACAG GTGGCAATGTTATGCTTCTCCAACTATGGAGATCCAAATCAGCTCCCTACTTGCAAGCCCTTCACTTTGCCTTTGGACTCGGAGCCTTCATCTCGCCGCTCATGGCCGAGCCGTTTCTCATCAACACAGCCAACTCCTCGGACTCGTTCCATAATCATCGTCACTTCGAAGCGTGTCCGAACAGCGGAAACGGTAGCAGCGACAGCCGGGGCAATGTATCGGAACTGTGCGGTTCTAATTACAAGCCTACGTTTGCCGCCTCCTACTACATCGCCGcctcgtttcttctcgtcacCGCCGTCGGATTCGTTTACTACGCCTTCAGACTCAACGTTTGTCGCGGAGGATCGTCTCGACGTCcaacgagcgtcgtcgatgcgaaACGTCTCAATCGTCCCGTTTCAGAAAGCAATccggacgacggcggcgaaacgagcgAGGAGAGCGAAAAGTGGAAATCGGGCACGCGTAACTATGCCAACGCGAGCCGATCCTACGTATATCAAATCctcgctcttctcttcttcttctatttcgCCTATGTTGGAATCGAAGTCACGTACGGCGGTTTTGTTGCCTCGTACGCCGTCTGCCATTTGGGCATGTCCAAGAGCACCGCCGCTCTTCTGACCAGCGTTTATTGGGGTACGTTTGCCGTTGGACGCGGGCTTGGCGTTCTTTTCGCCTCGCTCAAAGTCTCGCCCGCCGCCATGGTTGTCATGGATTTTTTCGGTTGTCTAGCGGCCGTTGCGATTTTAGTCGCTTTTCCGTCTAGCACCGTTGCTCTTTGGTGCGGCACGGCTTTGCTGGGTCTCGCTATAGCTTCGATATTTCCGGCTACTATCTCATGGGCCGAGCTCTATATTGAAATATCGGGAAAGCGGGCTTCCGTGTTCGTTGTGGGCGCTTCGTTTGGAGAAATGGTCATTCCTCTGGTGACGGGTAATGTGTTCGCTGTCTATGGACCGATCTATTTTCTCTACTCCATTTTGGCCTCGTCATTGGTCGCCTCTCTGTTATTTGTGGCGCTTTGGTTTCGAGCCGTGCCGTCGAGGATAGCTCGGTTTCGAaggcgatcgttttctcccACGACGATTGAAATGCAGCGTAGAGCGTGA
- the LOC136189689 gene encoding prolyl 4-hydroxylase subunit alpha-1-like — translation MPKARKTSRLSRLPSARTKQNKSNATVALAIAATVGLLLVLLLQWYWRDPNSNDSEERLNTLQTDQEEKRKQHHRKLTPEWIEELIESALKEGISPMSRASVEPIDREATLKKARKFVKEHKLKEAKFLYRHLLEYDPFDKEAAGEIKAIYRKQYPEGPQGTTTKNFTDNFFKVVDRRAKEENFVVNERPMTIKTIRPNLFVIDNFLSDDECDELIRLHDDIVRNRSTSPPLVCLQNDRFVEKSTIASHLIDGTCCLRPALSDYVSAHLNWSHSTSVCRHENELVDRIEMRIERATGLGHRHARDTQLLSYAKGVSYNDHTDCFYRHHVTDNDKTATFLTYLNDDGLDGGDTVFSRLKIGVKPQKGMAVVFYNFRGNECNIDMMHRSSVVHRGRKTILQKWYSYPDAPFLNERVVAPKIKERRPYQATVSCDYILGGGESSCRWYEIWPFPG, via the exons ATGCCCAAAGCACGGAAGACTTCGCGTCTCTCGCGTCTGCCTTCGGCGAGGACTAAACAGAACAAAAGCAATGCAACTGTCGCCCTTGCAATCGCTGCAACAGTCGGTCTCTTACTCGTACTGCTGCTTCAATGGTACTGGCGTGACCCAAACAGCAACGACTCTGAAGAACGTTTGAATACGCTTCAAACAGACCAGGAGGAGAAGCGCAAACAGCATCATCGAAAGCTGACGCCCGAATGGATTGAGGAGCTCATTGAGTCGGCACTGAAGGAGGGCATTAGTCCAATGTCCAGAGCATCTGTGGAGCCAATCGACAGGGAGGCGACCCtaaagaaagcgagaaaattcgtcaaagaGCATAAACTTAAAGAGGCCAAGTTTCTTTACAG GCACTTACTTGAATACGATCCTTTTGACAAAGAAGCAGCTGGCGAAATCAAAGCCATTTACCGGAAACAGTATCCCGAAGGTCCCCAAGGcacaacgacgaagaacttTACGGATAACTTCTTCAAGGTAGTCGATAGGCGAGCGAAAGAGGAGAATTTCGTGGTGAACGAACGACCGATGACAATCAAGACAATCCGACCCAAtctcttcgtcatcgacaATTTCctgagcgacgacgagtgcgaCGAGCTGATTCGACTGCACGACGACATCGTGCgcaatcgatcgacgtcgccgccgctcgtctGCCTCCAGaacgatcgtttcgtcgaaaagtcgacgattGCGAGTCACTTGATCGACGGGACGTGCTGCCTTCGTCCGGCGCTATCCGACTACGTCAGCGCACACTTGAATTGGAGTCACAGCACGTCCGTGTGCCGCCACGAGAACGAACTCGTCGACCGGATCGAAATGCGTATAGAGCGCGCTACCGGGCTCGGTCATCGGCACGCGCGCGACACGCAGCTACTCTCCTACGCCAAAGGCGTGTCCTACAACGACCACACCGATTGTTTCTATCGGCACCATGTGACCGACAATGACAAGACGGCCACATTTCTTACCTATCTCAATGACGACGgtctcgacggcggcgacaccGTCTTTTCTCGACTCAAAATTGGAGTGAAGCCCCAAAAAGGCATGGCCGTCGTATTTTACAATTTCAGAGGAAATGAGTGCAATATCGACATGATGCACCGATCGAGCGTCGTACATCGAGGCCGAAAAACAATTCTGCAAAAGTGGTACAGCTATCCGGATGCTCCGTTTTTGAATGAACGCGTAGTCGCACCTAAAATCAAGGAACGACGACCTTATCAAGCAACCGTCTCCTGTGATTACATTCTGGGAGGCGGAGAGTCGAGCTGTCGTTGGTACGAGATTTGGCCCTTTCCCGGGTGA
- the LOC136189498 gene encoding LOW QUALITY PROTEIN: myoferlin-like (The sequence of the model RefSeq protein was modified relative to this genomic sequence to represent the inferred CDS: substituted 1 base at 1 genomic stop codon): MSLQVVVKSASNLPAADRAGTSDPYVKLTYAGKTEKTKKKEKDVNPTWEENFEFPVKAPVPGDAKLLVRIYDWNKIMSDKLIGQVDISLKDIKRQGYKVDTQYSLIDGHGQPCSAKVALSIVYNDPEGGGDSGGGDGGGGEAEGEADAEADDAGIDDEGGGGDGASPARRKAKASKSAKQAAEKRQKRDAMLQKFPDKPLDFQVRVHIIEGRKLLSSVQPIDPITNVCIGNETRHTKVLQDTDKPFWDEMFFFELKMKPSEVFDLVAKQEVCHSRTLRKDALIGSFQFDLGMVYLEDGHALIHKWLLLTDPDDAASGPKGYLKVSVMVLGPGDEPIRLPKVVMDDKCDIESNLLRPAGVQLQPATLTMKVFKCEEVPRMDVGFFQGLKSLFSKNKEQVDLVDPYVEVFFAGKKVKTKVIDENANPEFYQKLNLGVKMPSMCDRIRVRIIDRDKGFGAINQDDVVGTTYIPVSQISAPGEDGFLPLFGPCFVNLYGAPRAFDITDEYDYLNEGEMEGAAYRGRALVEVATTLGTYPKEAVSDMSGDEINRIVPYMRRRKFTLNVAFFDATMVAKKDGLISFEVSIGNYGNNFEGSGMPMPSMTQGSTPSYNGDFYYYISWSDNKPCCTVTCQWEDVSYRLRSLTILENTCERLMTSIKKAEELIEFEATPKQCASAVIQLLNQLLDDLSDENTIGEPNVKDPNTTKLDLKMYEIRYHIVSSLRGDVKNLRDNATNLQEALDKCREFHARLKSVTYEAQNSFPDIVIWMLSSNKRIAYKRIPANQVMFAKKPLAKGKFCSQMTTVYLKYHGKKGDDEDHQEIPAAVRVMMWLGSANHQREFLSSQKTGTLAVFAETYENKSSLPIVGWSSAVGRPDWSDALGKMRLNKDFFNPPEGWKWESEWKVVAPNSATAEEDSNVTVFQEDVFEYEVRVPGTNWANAQKTFGDVQGNVNKEVTELAQVTCPEGWQWIDLDWEVDVNRAVDEEGFEYTVDDSVSEYSPAERMYHMCRRRRWIRTRQRTAPVKETKPKQQVRPLLLALPCLXFPLKKDLNPDEQWEFCKVFRTEAKYHTKERTFDLAKRRRWLRKMVAAGASDPPYFQLPHPDKKNDFVIEAPRTFLTFSSSLTYELRVYLYQARSIRSGDDSGMSDAYCRVSFQRRSQKSIMIPENVMPTWDQTMIFENVQLYEDPRLILANPPDVVVEIYDKDTIAKDDFLGRVIAPVFVHAAAGVQPFLKWFPIYYAGQQHGQILAAFHLIATSDNPVIKKQQLPKPPQDNKGKYIVPSGIRPEMQKMRIEILAWGVREMKRYQLLSVDNPSVQIECGGVLQSTDQIKSVKRNPNFSSPLLLFEAIYLPKKRVYCPPVNIRVLDHRAFGRKPLVGLHCIETLDKYRVSDQILAEFRPAPKPPKEETDRKDAPDGAPDPAATAAGAAAGAAAGAAVATAASTPSGTVTVTATATAKLPTPAAKGKGVEVAVTVDKVEGDKKDAKAKKEETQEKYDWWSKFYASVSGPEAGGLKAGDYPKYYPDQLEVYPGPLEKVEGFDGLADFLDTFQLHRGKGTRDDDGGSKEVGTFKGSIKMYPLPEDGSEEPPRIFASAPSSTPVPVVVRVYVVQAFDLTPKDDSGKNDAYLIVQLGKTKVDNRDNYIPNELNPVFGCFFELEGVLPITHQLKIQVKDYDLISADDLIGETVIDLENRYLSKHRALAGLPDEYYLDGINKWRDAQDPSEILAQTLNRFGFPEADFSQTGEVRVGSKRFNMEGLIEGGETDLDEEEGDIAVVPESTAAKQPLVPAEQEKKPSGIKSFAAKAKKSLSKSGRQDEKDRLEKEKKERARIAGYLGPEKERLALRALHGLQSVRPGHELVPEHVETRPLYNPMRPNVEQGRLQMWVDLFVDPAKNGAPPPPVDISCRKPNDYVLRIVVWNVKDVILDETNLLGEAMSDIYVSSWMRGIDEKQKTDVHYRSLNGEGNFNWRMVFPFNYYPAEQCMSVTKKEHFWSLDKTERRLPPVVTFQVWDNDLFNPDDFLGDIDINLNSVVGSTKSAKKCTLNQLPEFHPKGIPSEGTFNLFERKRVRGWWPVKGKLTSPPEKKGEVGLTGKIELELEIVTKEEAELRPAAPARDDPNMNPKLDPPNRPDTSFFWFTSPWKSCKYIIWRRLKWLILTLLIISIFAALIVLFFYSFPGYVSRLIVIGN; encoded by the exons ATGTCGcttcaagtcgtcgtcaagtCGGCGTCGAACCTTCCCGCGGCCGATCGCGCCGGAACGAGCGATCCCTACGTCAAACTCACGTACGCGG GCAAGacggaaaagacgaagaagaaggagaaggatgTCAATCCTACTTGGGAAGAG AACTTCGAGTTTCCAGTCAAGGCGCCGGTTCCCGGCGACGCCAAATTGCTCGTGCGGATTTATGACTGGAACAAGATCATGTCCGACAA ACTCATCGGACAAGTCGACATCAGCCTGAAGGACATCAAACGCCAAGGCTATAAAGTCGACACCCAATACTCGCTAATCGACGGCCACGGGCAGCCGTGCAGC GCTAAAGTGGCTCTTTCGATCGTCTACAACGATCCCGAAGGGGGAGGCGATTCGGGCGGAGGCGATGGAGGAGGGGGAGAAGCCGAAGGAGAAGCCGACgccgaagccgacgacgCTGGAATCGATGACgaaggcggaggcggagacG GAGCTTCGCCGGCTCGACGGAAGGCGAAAGCGTCAAAATCGGCGAAACAGGCTGC TGAGAAGAGACAGAAAAGAGATGCGATGCTGCAGAAATTTCCGGACAAGCCTCTCGATTTTCAA GTTCGCGTTCACATAATCGAAGGCCGAAAGCTCCTAAGCAGCGTGCAACCGATCGATCCTATTACGAACGTCTGCATTGGGAATGAAACTCGGCACACAAAGGTCCTTCAAGACACCGACAAACCGTTCTGGGACGAG ATGTTCTTCTTTGAGTTGAAGATGAAACCGTCGGAGGTCTTTGACTTGGTTGCCAAGCAGGAAGTGTGTCATTCGCGAACGCTGAGAAAGGATGCGCTCATTGGCTCCTTCCAG TTCGATCTTGGCATGGTTTACCTTGAAGACG GTCACGCTCTTATTCACAAGTGGCTTCTGCTCACCGATCCCGATGATGCAGCGAGTGGACCGAAAGGCTACCTCAAAGTCAGCGTGATGGTTCTAGGTCCTGGAGACGAACCAATT AGATTGCCAAAGGTCGTCATGGACGACAAATGCGATATCGAATC GAATTTGCTACGCCCTGCCGGGGTTCAACTTCAGCCCGCTACGCTCACAATGAAAGTATTCAAGTGCGAAGAGGTTCCAAGAA TGGATGTCGGGTTTTTCCAGGGATTGAAATCTCTGTTTTCGAAAAATAAG GAACAGGTTGACTTGGTCGATCCCTACGTGGAAGTATTCTTTGCTGGCAAGAAG GTCAAAACGAAAgtgatcgacgagaatgCAAATCCAGAATTCTATCAAAAGTTGAACCTTGGCGTGAAA ATGCCGTCGATGTGCGATCGAATTCGCGTGCGAATTATAGATCGAGACAAGGGTTTCGGCGCGATCAATcaggacgacgtcgtggGAACGACGTACATTCCCGTCTCTCAGATCTCCGCACCCGGAGAAGACG GTTTTCTTCCGCTGTTCGGCCCGTGCTTCGTCAACCTTTACGGCGCACCGAGAGCGTTTGACATCACTGACGAGTACGACTATCTGAACGAAGGAGAG ATGGAAGGCGCTGCCTATCGAGGTCGCGCTCTAGTCGAAGTGGCCACAACGCTAGGAACCTATCCAAAGGAGGCCGTGTCGGACATGAGCGGCGATGAAATTAACCGAATTGTG CCCTACATGAGACGTCGCAAGTTCACGCTCaacgtcgctttctttgacGCCACGATGGTAGCGAAAAAAGACGGCTTGATATCGTTTGAAGTCAGCATAG gcAACTACGGAAACAATTTTGAAGGTTCGGGCATGCCGATGCCGTCTATGACGCAGGGGTCCACTCCTTCGTACAACGGCGACTTCTACTACTACATCTCGTGGAGCGACAACAAGCCTTGCTGCACGGTCACGTGCCAGTGGGAAGACGTGAGCTATCGCTTGAGATCTCTCACTATTTTGGAGAACACGTGCGAGCGTTTG atgacgagCATCAAGAAGGCGGAGGAACTGATTGAATTTGAAGCAACGCCAAAGCAATGTGCTTCGGCTGTGATTCAGCTTTTGAATCAGCTTCTTGATGATTT GTCGGATGAAAATACCATTGGGGAACCGAACGTGAAGGATCCGAACACGACCAAGCTGGATCTCAAGATGTACGAAATTCGCTATCATATCGTC TCGAGCCTTCGAGGCGACGTCAAGAATCTGCGCGACAACGCGACGAATTTGCAAGAAGCTTTGGACAAGTGTAGGGAATTTCATGCTAGATTGAAATCCGTGACCTACGAG gcTCAAAACAGCTTCCCTGACATTGTGATTTGGATGCTGTCGTCTAACAAGCGAATTGCGTACAAAAGAATTCCGGCCAACCAAGTCATGTTTGCAAAGAAGCCACTTGCAAAGGGCAAATTTTGCAGCCAAATGACAACCGTATACCTGAAG TATCACGGAAAGAAGGGAGACGATGAGGATCACCAGGAGATTCCTGCTGCCGTGCGTGTGATGATGTGGCTCGGATCTGCCAATCATCAGAGAGAATTCCTCTCTTCGCAAAAGACTGGCACACTGGCTGTATTCGCAGAAACG TACGAGAACAAGAGCTCCTTACCCATTGTCGGATGGTCGTCAGCAGTTGGTCGTCCTGACTGGAGCGACGCTTTGGGAAAG ATGCGTCTCAATAAGGACTTCTTTAATCCTCCTGAGGGGTGGAAATGGGAAAGCGAATGGAAAGTTGTCGCTCCCAATAG TGCTACTGCTGAAGAGGACTCCAATGTGACTGTCTTTCAAGAGGACGTTTTCGAGTACGAAGTGCGCGTGCCGGGAACGAATTGGGCCAACGCGCAAAAAACGTTCGGGGACGTG CAAGGAAACGTCAATAAGGAAGTCACCGAATTGGCTCAAGTCACTTGCCCCGAAGGCTGGCAGTGGATCGATCTTGATTGGGAAGTTGACGTGAATAGGgcagtcgacgaagaag GCTTTGAGTACACCGTCGACGATTCCGTGTCGGAGTACAGTCCCGCCGAACGAATGTACCACAtgtgtcgacgtcgtcgttggatcAGAACGCGCCAAAGAACGGCGCCAGTGAAGGAAACCAAGCCTAAGCAGCAAGTGCGTCCACTGCTATTAGCTCTTCCATGTCTGTAATTTCCTTTGAAAAAGGATCTTAATCCGGACGAACAGTGGGAGTTCTGCAAGGTTTTCCGCACTGAGGCGAAGTATCACACGAAGGAAAGAACGTTCGACTTGGCCAAGCGAAGACGCTGGTTGCGGAAAATGGTTGCCGCCGGCGCATCCGATCCTCCGTACTTTCAGCTGCCGCATCCAGAT aaaaagaacgatttTGTCATTGAAGCACCGAGAACGTTTCTCACCTTTTCAA GCAGTTTAACCTACGAACTGAGAGTCTATCTCTACCAAGCAAGGAGCATTCGCAGCGGTGACGATTCCGGCATGTCAG ATGCTTATTGCCGAGTGTCGTTTCAGCGTCGCAGTCAAAAGTCCATTATGATTCCTGAAAACGTCATGCCGACGTGGGATCAAACAATGATATTCGAAAACGTTCAGCTGTACGAAGATCCTCGCCTCATCCTCGCCAACCCgccggacgtcgtcgtggaaaTCTACGACAAAGATACGATT GCCAAAGACGATTTCTTGGGTCGAGTCATTGCACCTGTCTTTGTGCACGCTGCAGCCGGCGTGCAGCCTTTCCTGAAGTGGTTTCCTATTTACTACGCGGGGCAACAGCACGGCCAAATTTTGGCCGCCTTTCATCTCATAGCGACGTCAGACAATCCAGTG ATAAAGAAACAACAGCTGCCCAAGCCGCCGCAGGACAATAAAGGCAAGTACATCGTTCCAAGCGGAATTCGCCCAGAAATGCAGAAGATGCGCATCGAG ATCTTGGCTTGGGGCGTTCGCGAGATGAAGCGCTATCAACTTCTTAGCGTTGACAATCCGTCCGTTCAAATTGAATGCGGCGGCGTTTTGCAGTCGACGGATCAGATCAAAAGCGTCAAAAGGAATCCGAATTTTTCTAGCCCCCTTCTGCTCTTCGAAGCCATT TACTTGCCCAAAAAACGAGTGTACTGTCCACCGGTCAACATTCGAGTGTTGGATCACCGTGCCTTCGGCCGCAAGCCGCTCGTTGGCCTCCACTGCATCGAGACCTTGGACAAGTATAGGGTCTCTGATCAAATCCTGGCCGAGTTTCGTCCGGCCCCGAAACCGCCAAAAGAAG AGACGGACAGGAAGGACGCTCCAGATGGCGCACCGGATCCTGCTGCcactgctgctggtgctgctgccGGTGCTGCTGCCGGTGCCGCTGTTGCGACCGCTGCTTCTACTCCCAGTGGAACTGTGACTGTGACGGCAACTGCGACGGCCAAACTGCCGACGCCTGCCGCGAAGGGAAAAGGAGTGGAAGTGGCTGTTACCGTTGACAAAGTGGAAGGC GATAAGAAAGACGCTAAGGCTAAGAAGGAGGAAACGCAAGAGAAATATGACTGGTGGTCAAAGTTCTATGCCTCTGTTAGCGGACCTGAAGCAGGGGGATTGAAGGCCGGCGATTATCCAAAATATTATCCAGATCAACTGGAG GTCTATCCTGGTCCTCTCGAGAAAGTTGAAGGATTCGACGGACTGGCTGATTTTCTCGACACTTTCCAGTTGCACCGAGGCAAAGGCACCAGAGATGACGATGGAGGAAGTAAAGAAGTTGGCACATTTAAG GGATCAATCAAGATGTATCCTTTGCCTGAGGATGGCAGTGAGGAGCCGCCTCGCATCTTTGCTTCAGCGCCTTCGAGTACTCCTGTTCCCGTCGTTGTCAGAGTCTACGTCGTCCAG GCATTTGATCTCACTCCAAAAGATGACAGTGGAAAG AATGACGCTTATTTGATCGTTCAATTGGGGAAGACGAAAGTTGACAACCGGGATAATTACATTCCAAATGAGCTCAATCCAGTATTTGGATG tttctttGAGCTGGAAGGCGTTCTACCCATCACTCATCAGCTGAAAATCCAAGTCAAAGACTACGATCTCATCAGTGCCGATGACCTGATTGGCGAGACGGTCATCGATCTGGAGAATCGCTACCTCTCCAAGCACAGGGCGCTAGCGGGACTCCCCGACGAATATTACCT CGACGGAATCAACAAGTGGCGCGATGCTCAGGATCCGTCCGAAATTCTAGCCCAGACGCTCAACCGATTCGGTTTTCCCGAAGCGGACTTTTCCCAGACGGGAGAAGTTCGCGTCGGATCGAAGCGTTTCAATATGGAAGGACTCATCGAAGGTGGAGAAACCGATCTGG ACGAGGAAGAAGGCGATATTGCTGTCGTGCCCGAAAGCACCGCGGCCAAGCAACCCTTGGTTCCGGCCGAGCAGGAAAAGAAGCCGTCTGGCATCAAGAGCTTTGCcgcgaaggcgaaaaagTCTTTGAGCAAATCCGGTCgacaagacgaaaaagatcgcttggaaaaggaaaagaaggagagggCTCGAATTGCTGGCTATCTCGGTCCGGAAAAGGAGCGACTGGCGTTGAGAGCTCTACACGGGCTCCAGAGCGTTCGTCCTGGACACGAGCTCGTGCCGGAGCACGTGGAAACGCGTCCCTTATACAACCCGATGCGTCCAAACGTCGAACAG GGAAGGTTGCAGATGTGGGTTGACTTGTTTGTAGACCCGGCGAAAAATGGGGCTCCTCCGCCTCCCGTCGACATCAGCTGCAGAAAACCAAACGA CTACGTTCTGAGGATAGTTGTGTGGAATGTCAAGGACGTGAtactcgacgaaacgaatctACTCGGAGAAGCAATGAGCGACATTTACGTGTCGAG ttgGATGAGAGGCATTGAtgagaaacagaaaacggaTGTTCACTACAG GTCCCTCAATGGGGAAGGCAACTTCAACTGGAGAATGGTGTTTCCCTTCAATTACTATCCGGCTGAGCAGTGCATGTCGGTCACGAAAAAG GAGCATTTTTGGAGTCTGGATAAAACGGAACGTCGTCTGCCTCCGGTAGTCACCTTCCAAGTGTGGGACAACGATCTTTTCAATCCCGACGACTTCTTGG GAGACATAGACATTAATCTTAATAGCGTTGTCGGGTCCACGAAGTCGGCAAAGAAGTGTACCCTCAATCAGTTGCCAGAATTCCATCCGAAGGGCATACCTTCGGAGGGCACTTTCAACCTTTTTGAACGAAAGAGAGTGCGTGGTTGGTGGCCAGTGAAAGGGAAGTTAACTTCACCgccagaaaagaaaggcgaagtGGGATTGACG GGCAAAATTGAACTCGAACTCGAAATCGTTACGAAGGAAGAAGCTGAACTTAGACCGGCGGCGCCGGCTCGTGACGATCCGAACATGAATCCAAAGCTCGATCCACCGAA CCGTCCTGATACGTCGTTCTTCTGGTTTACGTCGCCGTGGAAGAGTTGCAAGTACATCATTTGGCGTCGTCTGAAATGGCTTATTCTTACTCTGCTCATCATCTCAATATTCGCTGCTCTGATAGTCCTCTTCTTTTACAGCTTCCCG GGCTATGTGTCGAGGCTGATAGTGATAGGAAATTGA
- the LOC136189502 gene encoding pyridoxal phosphate homeostasis protein-like: protein MSGKIVSRLSAVLDRVKAAAGSRESVPRVVAVSKLKPIEAILEAYEAGQRHFGENYVQELAEKAKDERVQLKAPDIKWHFIGHLQKNKCNLLLETANLWMIETVDSVKLANALNQTLVRKAKKSVNVFVQVNTSGEDSKNGCSPDSCVDLVEHIVKNCHLLDFRGLMTIGQWGHDYSQGSNPDFETLSQCRVSVSEKLSLPLDAIELSMGMSGDFEEAIAAGSTNVRVGTSIFGEREKKQ, encoded by the exons ATGTCTGGAAAGATAGTGAGCCGCCTCAGCGCCGTTTTGGACAGAGTGAAAGCGGCTGCCGGCAGCAGAGAG AGCGTGCCGCGCGTTGTCGCGGTGAGCAAGCTGAAGCCGATCGAGGCGATACTGGAAGCGTACGAGGCCGGACAGCGACACTTCGGAGAGAACTAC GTGCAAGAGCTTGCTGAGAAAGCTAAAGACGAGCGG GTTCAATTGAAAGCGCCTGACATCAAATGGCATTTTATTGGTCACTTGCAGAAGAACAAGTGCAATCTTCTCTTGG AAACCGCAAATTTGTGGATGATTGAGACGGTTGATAGTGTGAAGCTCGCAAATGCTCTCAATCAGACTCTCGtaaggaaagcgaagaagtctGTCAACGTTTTTGTGCAAGTCAACACAAGTGGAGAAGACA GCAAAAATGGATGTAGTCCGGACAGCTGCGTCGATTTAGTAGAACACATTGTAAAGAACTGTCATCTACTCGACTTCAGAGGACTCATGACAATTGGTCAATGGGGACACGATTATAGTCAGGGATCCAATCCGGATTTCGAA ACACTTTCTCAATGCCGCGTTAGCGTCAGTGAGAAGTTGAGCCTGCCTCTTGACGCCATCGAACTGAGCATGGGAATGTCAGGCGACTTTGAAGAAGCC ATTGCTGCTGGAAGCACAAACGTAAGAGTAGGAACGAGCATCTTTGGCGAGCGCGAAAAGAagcaataa